Proteins from a genomic interval of Lycium ferocissimum isolate CSIRO_LF1 chromosome 2, AGI_CSIRO_Lferr_CH_V1, whole genome shotgun sequence:
- the LOC132043003 gene encoding PLASMODESMATA CALLOSE-BINDING PROTEIN 3-like — MNPNPNPSPSTNPNPNPNPGNNPGPSTGGTWCVASSSASPTALQTALDYACGFGGADCSTIQSGGSCYNPNTIKDHASYAFNDYYQKNPAPTSCDFGGTAQITNTDPSSGSCHYASSKSTPTTPPTMPPPTPPSTMTPVNPYTPGGPPSGFGSEPTDYGLEPTGSPNGADNLSSNLQFIFAVASFMVAVTATHF; from the exons ATGAATCCAAACCCGAACCCAAGCCCGAGCACAAATCCTAACCCAAACCCAAATCCAGGCAACAATCCGGGGCCATCTACTGGGGGTACTTGGTGTGTAGCCAGCtcctctgcttcaccaactgcTCTTCAAACAGCACTGGACTATGCTTGTGGCTTTGGAGGTGCAGATTGTTCAACTATTCAGTCTGGAGGAAGCTGCTATAATCCAAACACAATTAAAGACCATGCTTCTTATGCTTTCAATGACTACTACCAAAAAAATCCAGCTCCCACAAGCTGTGATTTCGGAGGAACAGCACAAATTACTAATACTGATCCAA GCTCTGGGAGTTGTCACTATGCATCATCAAAATCAACCCCCACCACACCCCCTACCATGCCACCTCCAACTCCTCCTAG CACAATGACGCCAGTGAATCCATACACACCAGGTGGACCTCCAAGTGGTTTTGGTTCAGAACCAACAGATTATGGTTTAGAACCAACGGGCAGTCCCAATGGAGCAGATAACTTATCAAGCAACCTCCAGTTTATCTTTGCCGTGGCCTCTTTCATGGTGGCAGTTACAGCAACTCATTTCTAA